The Acidobacteriota bacterium genome window below encodes:
- a CDS encoding proprotein convertase P-domain-containing protein — protein sequence MPESQETYTYRAGRKVLLTKATDQFVVRALPDAVEDRLGIADAERVSSASSRVTTRAPDLEPLMSVSKNSAPGLNVPDNNPAGVRDAINLTDVASVSSVKVKVDITHTFIGDLRVTLIAPSGSAVVLHDRNGGNAHNLQRTFDLSSTPALSALAGQPVQGNWTLLVQDLAAVDTGRLNSWEIEIQAGALSTIELQESPGTSIPDNNPAGIERALTTAESGTVKGVTVSVDITHTFIGDLLVRLVSPAGAEVTLHNRSGAGADNLIQTYTPPSLPALASLTGQQIQGAWKLKVADLEAQDIGKLNRWGLKIAREG from the coding sequence ATGCCTGAATCGCAAGAGACTTACACTTATCGCGCGGGCCGCAAGGTCCTTTTGACGAAGGCTACCGATCAGTTCGTCGTGCGGGCATTGCCCGACGCGGTGGAAGATCGCCTCGGGATCGCCGACGCCGAACGAGTTTCGTCGGCCTCCTCGCGGGTGACCACGCGCGCCCCGGACCTCGAGCCGCTCATGAGCGTCAGCAAGAACTCGGCGCCGGGGCTCAACGTCCCCGACAACAATCCGGCCGGCGTTCGCGACGCGATCAACCTCACCGACGTCGCAAGCGTGTCGTCAGTGAAGGTGAAGGTTGACATCACCCACACCTTCATAGGCGATTTGAGAGTCACGTTGATCGCGCCCTCCGGCAGCGCCGTCGTGCTCCACGATCGCAACGGCGGAAATGCACACAACCTCCAGCGCACGTTCGATCTGAGTTCGACGCCGGCGTTGAGCGCGCTGGCCGGCCAGCCGGTTCAGGGGAATTGGACTTTGCTCGTGCAAGACCTGGCAGCGGTCGACACAGGGCGTTTGAACAGTTGGGAGATCGAGATTCAAGCGGGCGCCCTCTCGACGATCGAGCTCCAGGAGAGTCCGGGCACATCGATTCCGGACAACAACCCGGCTGGCATCGAACGCGCCTTGACGACTGCCGAATCCGGCACGGTGAAAGGAGTCACGGTATCTGTAGACATCACTCACACATTCATCGGCGACCTGTTGGTGAGACTGGTCTCGCCGGCCGGCGCCGAGGTTACGCTGCACAACCGGAGCGGCGCCGGCGCGGATAACCTGATCCAGACCTACACGCCGCCCTCGCTGCCGGCACTCGCATCACTCACCGGGCAGCAGATTCAAGGCGCTTGGAAGCTGAAAGTGGCGGACCTGGAGGCGCAGGACATCGGCAAGCTGAATCGGTGGGGATTGAAGATTGCTCGGGAAGGTTGA
- a CDS encoding DUF4157 domain-containing protein: MPGLPDAHDGWPSQGRGPSLAGEASSSPSLSLDFSQVSASGRRRPGEPKPISQFRESRTSAGLLSRGFIQPKLAVAAEHDVHEEMADKAAEWAVRRSSESPTAAPLRPGRLGLSTLPTARAARSVPELPVDDGRPLTASTREFAEPAFGQDFSRVRLHTSSTARLVAEGLGARAFTHGHDIWMGPGESESDRLLIAHELAHVVQQKPGVIYRRAATWLERRAWLSFFSDPVPRMLLNNYMNDTGTAVTLSQAEMVGCNPIVDLKRSAVFLQHVANLRSGGGGTQLITFSGWGGALTNGTLGNFTINYRGRLTVSPAGGWNFVGTMDFYDYWDFDTKPFSSGSGRPVSAEIKVRTAAAFLPGRPFPVTSVQVPVWQTNANTRATWSGATPSAASGPATRTAVDIEAGAAGGEAVGGPPGEVGGGEIGAQSSEDLNR, from the coding sequence GTGCCCGGACTGCCAGATGCGCACGACGGATGGCCCTCGCAAGGCCGAGGGCCGAGCCTCGCTGGGGAAGCCTCGTCGTCGCCTTCCTTAAGTTTGGACTTCAGTCAGGTAAGCGCATCGGGCCGCAGGCGACCAGGCGAGCCGAAGCCAATCAGCCAATTCAGAGAGAGCCGGACCAGCGCCGGACTGCTGAGTAGAGGCTTCATCCAACCGAAGCTGGCCGTTGCTGCCGAGCACGATGTACACGAAGAAATGGCCGACAAGGCTGCGGAGTGGGCAGTGCGCCGATCGAGCGAATCACCCACGGCTGCGCCGTTGAGGCCGGGTCGACTAGGGCTGTCGACATTGCCGACAGCACGGGCGGCAAGGTCCGTGCCTGAATTACCTGTGGACGACGGCCGACCGTTGACCGCTTCGACGCGAGAATTTGCGGAGCCGGCATTTGGGCAAGACTTCAGCCGGGTCAGACTGCATACGAGTTCAACTGCTCGACTGGTCGCTGAGGGATTGGGAGCCCGCGCGTTCACCCATGGACATGACATCTGGATGGGCCCCGGTGAGTCCGAGTCGGACAGACTATTGATTGCTCATGAACTTGCCCACGTTGTCCAGCAGAAACCGGGTGTCATATATCGAAGAGCGGCAACGTGGCTGGAAAGGCGCGCCTGGTTGAGCTTCTTCTCGGATCCCGTCCCGAGAATGCTTCTCAACAACTACATGAATGACACCGGCACAGCAGTCACACTGTCCCAAGCAGAAATGGTGGGCTGCAATCCAATCGTAGACTTGAAGCGCAGTGCAGTTTTCTTGCAGCACGTGGCGAACCTGCGCTCAGGCGGAGGCGGGACACAACTCATCACGTTCTCTGGCTGGGGTGGCGCCCTCACCAATGGCACGCTGGGTAACTTCACAATTAACTACAGGGGACGACTCACCGTCAGCCCGGCAGGCGGTTGGAATTTCGTTGGCACAATGGACTTCTACGATTACTGGGACTTTGACACGAAGCCATTTTCCTCAGGATCAGGTCGCCCAGTATCGGCTGAGATTAAGGTCAGGACTGCGGCCGCTTTTCTTCCCGGTCGCCCTTTTCCGGTAACAAGCGTGCAGGTGCCGGTGTGGCAAACCAACGCAAACACGCGAGCCACTTGGTCGGGCGCTACTCCCTCCGCGGCGAGCGGCCCTGCGACGAGGACGGCCGTCGATATCGAAGCCGGCGCGGCCGGAGGGGAAGCGGTGGGGGGGCCACCCGGGGAAGTTGGGGGCGGCGAAATTGGGGCACAATCTTCCGAGGATCTCAATCGCTGA
- a CDS encoding DUF4157 domain-containing protein, whose translation MKRTASATRQMGGDFGPSHSLLLQRKCACGSHTVAGGECEGCGKNRDGALQRAAASAGPVSSVPPIVHEVLRSPGQPLDASTRAFMEPRFGHDFSQVRVHTNAKAAESARAVNALAYTVGSDVVLGAGQYAPATSAGQRLLAHELTHVIQQGGNARALQQDSKLGEENDRYEQEADRSAAQCMSGAQVQVPSMVSSSLIQRTKVCSKRLDNPLGWFGINHSYIDDTGRDDCLGKNMAGNYAIQTLVSGNFLKGCAAKTSTSTDPQSYSPNVKQCDPKPGVTNLSKCMSDAYSSYADPSVYKNPRGPNSNTFAATLAKTCCADGSKKGLGWVPGWDHAPAPPCPPQIYVAGGEESPKEETAT comes from the coding sequence ATGAAGCGAACAGCCAGCGCCACGCGTCAAATGGGCGGCGACTTTGGACCATCGCATTCTCTTCTATTGCAGCGCAAGTGCGCCTGCGGCAGTCATACCGTCGCGGGTGGAGAGTGCGAAGGGTGTGGCAAGAACCGCGACGGCGCCTTGCAGCGTGCCGCGGCGAGTGCGGGGCCTGTGAGCAGTGTGCCGCCGATTGTGCATGAGGTGCTGCGCTCGCCTGGTCAACCCCTCGATGCGAGCACACGAGCATTCATGGAGCCGCGGTTCGGGCACGACTTCAGTCAGGTGAGAGTACATACCAATGCGAAGGCTGCAGAGTCGGCGCGGGCGGTGAACGCGCTCGCGTACACGGTGGGATCGGATGTGGTGCTGGGGGCGGGACAGTACGCTCCGGCGACGAGCGCCGGGCAACGATTGCTCGCGCACGAGTTGACACACGTTATACAGCAGGGTGGAAACGCGCGGGCCTTACAGCAAGATAGCAAGCTTGGTGAAGAAAATGATCGTTATGAGCAAGAGGCTGACAGAAGCGCGGCTCAGTGTATGAGCGGCGCTCAAGTTCAGGTTCCCTCCATGGTTTCGTCTAGTCTCATTCAGCGTACAAAGGTTTGTTCCAAGCGGTTAGATAATCCACTTGGCTGGTTCGGGATTAATCATTCGTACATTGATGATACCGGGCGCGATGACTGCTTAGGCAAAAACATGGCGGGCAATTATGCTATTCAGACCTTAGTTAGCGGAAACTTCCTGAAAGGTTGCGCGGCCAAGACAAGCACGTCAACTGATCCGCAGAGTTACTCGCCTAACGTTAAGCAGTGCGACCCCAAGCCTGGAGTTACAAATCTCTCAAAGTGTATGTCCGATGCCTATAGCAGTTATGCTGATCCGAGCGTCTACAAGAACCCCCGAGGGCCAAACAGCAACACGTTTGCTGCGACTCTAGCCAAAACTTGTTGCGCTGATGGCAGTAAAAAGGGGCTTGGCTGGGTTCCGGGATGGGATCATGCCCCCGCGCCACCCTGCCCGCCACAAATCTATGTTGCTGGTGGTGAGGAGTCACCCAAGGAGGAGACTGCAACTTGA
- a CDS encoding LysM domain-containing protein → MTFPPTSRYFGIETTTIEARDGKPYAYLRRRFVPQPERFSTLLEHVVVQGDRLDNVTARYLGDPLQFWRVCDANRAMRPEELTEEIGRRLRITLPEGIPGTPNA, encoded by the coding sequence ATGACGTTTCCACCGACCAGCCGCTACTTCGGCATCGAGACTACGACGATCGAGGCTCGCGACGGCAAGCCCTACGCTTATCTCAGACGCCGGTTCGTGCCGCAGCCCGAACGCTTTTCGACCTTGCTCGAACACGTTGTGGTGCAGGGCGATCGACTGGACAACGTAACCGCGCGCTACCTGGGCGACCCACTGCAGTTCTGGCGCGTGTGCGACGCGAACCGCGCGATGCGGCCCGAGGAGTTGACTGAAGAAATTGGCCGGCGGCTTCGAATAACGCTGCCGGAAGGAATCCCGGGGACACCGAATGCTTAA
- a CDS encoding phage baseplate assembly protein V yields MSLSSPNKEYVGKYRGTVIQNVDPQQRGRLQLMIPDVLGPIPSSWAEPCVPLAGPTGPPMGVYMVPPIGTGVWVEFEHGDPDYPIWVGCRWGAQSDIPLAVRSGNPADPNIVIQSLLQNAIIISDLPPAPPPPVMPPAVPTGGVILKSTTGASIVVNDAGIFISNGKGATIMMVGPTVTINNGALVVI; encoded by the coding sequence ATGAGCTTATCGAGCCCAAACAAAGAGTACGTAGGCAAGTATCGCGGCACGGTCATCCAGAACGTGGATCCGCAGCAGCGCGGCCGATTGCAGTTGATGATCCCGGACGTTCTCGGGCCGATCCCCTCGAGCTGGGCGGAACCGTGTGTCCCGCTCGCGGGGCCGACCGGTCCGCCGATGGGGGTGTATATGGTTCCTCCGATCGGCACCGGCGTATGGGTAGAGTTTGAACATGGCGATCCGGATTATCCCATCTGGGTCGGGTGCCGCTGGGGCGCACAGTCCGACATCCCACTCGCGGTTCGCTCGGGCAATCCAGCTGACCCGAACATTGTCATTCAGTCGTTGCTGCAGAACGCGATCATCATCAGCGACTTGCCTCCGGCGCCGCCGCCTCCCGTAATGCCGCCGGCTGTCCCTACAGGAGGAGTCATCCTTAAAAGCACCACCGGCGCTTCGATTGTGGTCAATGACGCCGGGATTTTCATTTCAAACGGCAAGGGCGCAACGATAATGATGGTCGGCCCCACGGTCACGATAAACAACGGAGCGCTGGTTGTAATCTGA
- a CDS encoding GPW/gp25 family protein produces MNIDYPFHFDQRGRTSATDDDEHIRDMIEQFLLTSPGERVNRPDFGSGLLQMVFAPNSPELAAALQFTIQAGLQQWLGDLIEVKKLEVESEDAQLRVEVQYVVRRTQQTVTNTFIRSTQ; encoded by the coding sequence ATGAACATCGATTACCCATTCCATTTCGACCAGCGCGGACGAACGTCAGCCACCGATGACGATGAGCACATCCGCGATATGATCGAGCAGTTTCTACTCACCAGCCCCGGCGAGCGCGTGAACCGGCCGGACTTCGGAAGCGGTCTCTTGCAGATGGTCTTCGCGCCTAATAGCCCCGAGCTAGCCGCGGCGCTCCAGTTTACGATTCAAGCCGGCTTGCAACAGTGGCTCGGCGATCTGATCGAAGTGAAGAAGCTGGAGGTCGAAAGCGAGGACGCGCAACTTCGCGTCGAAGTGCAATACGTTGTGCGGCGCACCCAACAGACAGTCACGAATACTTTCATCCGGAGCACCCAATGA
- a CDS encoding putative baseplate assembly protein, with protein sequence MTSLICDSERRRETVRQHEKLCGLDYLEVGANQRKLTVHFLGKAPHGSHKLSQKNVLIEGGRRIRDIKVLSAVTHSSGDPEFDDTLEVVVDRAGDFSTYTLRIVARDAQGHPQPHPSFDPRYDSVEFNFKADCPSDLDCPSGPQCPPEERNQPEINYLAKDYTSFRQLILDRLALVMPGWQERHVPDIGIALVELLAYAGDYLSYYQDAVATEAYLETARQRISVRRHARLVDYQLHEGSNARAWVTLKWSGDLNQLDPRDLYFITRPKDAPSLAGPTLKENDLAKLGGGYEVFEPMTDETINLYESHYEIQFYTWGDEECCLDRGATSATLIGELISDREDTQTPNGNQYDRADQHQESSQSNTGQTEIHKLRLKPGDVLIFEEVIGPKTGNRFDADPAHRHAVRLTRVEAGVDQLNRQPVVEIGWALEDALPFTLCISVLGPPPKCKIIHDVSVARGNVILVDHGKTIDEDAGAAPVKETLELCDCEGLPADRAVIAGRYRPALKQAPLTFRQPLAAKTPATHTLDQDVRKAVPQVRLMSDPAPSGDRRWLPQPDLLGSSYGDQHFVAEIDNDGRAHLRFGDGELGRGPEPGVKFHAVYRVGTGTAGNVGADAIAYIVFRRNPVSGGITEVRNPLPASGGRDPEPIAEAKLFAPHAFRQELQRAIIADDYRALVERDFKSQVQRAAATLRWNGGRYEALVAVDEFGKEEADASLLAAIHRRLHRYRRIGHDVHVKSARLVPLLIEMHVCVDSHYLRGHVKGELLDLFSNRVLADGRKGFFHPDNLSFGEGIYLSRLVAAAQAVEGVENVEVTHLERLGEGPNHEIEFGVLPLGPLEIAQADNDPSLPENGAITLKMGGGR encoded by the coding sequence ATGACCAGCCTGATATGCGATAGCGAACGCCGGCGCGAAACGGTGCGCCAACACGAGAAGCTGTGCGGACTCGACTATCTGGAAGTCGGCGCGAACCAGCGCAAGCTAACGGTCCATTTTCTGGGCAAGGCTCCGCACGGATCGCACAAGCTAAGCCAGAAAAATGTGCTGATCGAAGGCGGCCGCCGCATCCGCGATATCAAAGTCTTGAGCGCGGTAACGCACTCCTCGGGCGACCCGGAGTTTGATGATACGCTCGAAGTGGTCGTGGATCGCGCCGGCGATTTCTCGACCTACACTCTTCGTATCGTCGCTCGCGACGCGCAAGGCCACCCGCAACCGCATCCGTCATTCGACCCTCGATACGACTCGGTCGAGTTCAACTTCAAGGCCGATTGCCCGAGCGATCTGGATTGCCCGTCTGGTCCGCAATGCCCTCCCGAAGAGCGCAATCAGCCCGAGATCAATTATCTGGCGAAGGACTACACCAGCTTTCGGCAACTGATCCTTGACCGGCTTGCGCTGGTGATGCCGGGTTGGCAGGAGCGCCACGTGCCCGACATCGGAATCGCGCTCGTCGAATTGCTGGCCTACGCCGGCGATTATCTCAGTTACTACCAGGATGCAGTCGCGACAGAGGCTTATCTGGAGACCGCCCGGCAGCGCATTTCGGTGAGGCGCCACGCGAGACTGGTCGACTACCAGTTGCACGAGGGCTCGAACGCGCGCGCCTGGGTCACGCTTAAGTGGTCTGGCGACCTGAACCAACTCGACCCGCGCGACTTGTATTTCATCACTCGACCCAAGGACGCACCGTCCCTGGCTGGCCCCACTCTGAAGGAGAACGACCTCGCAAAGCTCGGCGGGGGTTATGAAGTCTTCGAGCCGATGACCGACGAGACGATCAATCTCTATGAGTCGCACTACGAGATACAGTTCTATACCTGGGGAGATGAGGAGTGTTGTCTGGATCGCGGCGCTACGTCTGCTACGTTGATCGGAGAATTGATCAGTGACCGCGAAGACACGCAGACGCCGAACGGCAATCAATACGATCGCGCAGACCAGCATCAAGAGTCGTCGCAATCCAACACCGGTCAGACGGAAATCCATAAGCTGCGCTTGAAACCCGGTGATGTCTTGATCTTCGAGGAAGTCATAGGCCCGAAAACCGGAAATCGTTTCGATGCCGACCCCGCGCATCGACACGCGGTGCGATTGACTCGCGTTGAAGCGGGAGTGGATCAACTCAACCGACAGCCGGTGGTCGAGATCGGCTGGGCGCTGGAAGACGCGCTTCCGTTTACGCTTTGCATCTCGGTGCTGGGACCGCCGCCCAAATGCAAGATCATTCATGACGTAAGCGTCGCGCGCGGCAACGTGATTCTGGTCGATCATGGAAAAACGATTGATGAAGACGCGGGAGCCGCGCCCGTAAAGGAGACGCTTGAGCTTTGTGATTGCGAAGGCCTTCCAGCTGACAGGGCGGTAATCGCTGGACGATATCGGCCGGCGTTGAAGCAGGCGCCGCTGACGTTCCGACAGCCGCTGGCAGCAAAGACGCCCGCGACCCACACGCTCGATCAAGACGTCAGAAAAGCCGTGCCGCAGGTTCGCTTGATGAGCGATCCCGCGCCGAGTGGTGATCGGCGGTGGCTTCCGCAGCCCGATCTGCTGGGCAGTTCTTACGGCGATCAGCATTTCGTCGCTGAGATCGATAATGACGGACGCGCCCACTTGCGATTTGGCGACGGTGAACTGGGTCGCGGCCCCGAGCCCGGGGTGAAGTTTCACGCAGTCTATCGCGTCGGAACCGGCACGGCAGGCAATGTCGGCGCTGATGCGATCGCTTACATAGTCTTCCGTCGAAACCCAGTCAGCGGTGGAATCACAGAAGTGCGCAACCCGTTGCCGGCCTCGGGCGGGAGAGACCCCGAGCCGATCGCCGAAGCCAAGTTATTTGCGCCTCATGCGTTTCGTCAGGAGTTGCAGCGCGCGATCATCGCCGACGATTACCGCGCTCTGGTCGAGCGCGACTTCAAATCGCAAGTGCAGCGCGCGGCGGCAACGCTTCGTTGGAACGGGGGGCGTTACGAGGCGCTGGTGGCAGTGGATGAGTTTGGAAAAGAGGAGGCAGACGCTTCGCTGCTCGCAGCGATCCACCGGCGGCTGCATCGCTATCGTAGGATCGGCCATGATGTCCATGTGAAATCAGCGCGCCTTGTGCCGCTGCTCATCGAAATGCATGTTTGTGTCGATTCGCATTACCTGCGCGGCCACGTCAAGGGAGAGCTGTTGGACTTGTTCAGCAATCGAGTGCTCGCTGACGGGCGAAAGGGATTCTTTCATCCCGACAATTTGAGTTTTGGCGAAGGGATCTATCTTAGCCGTCTGGTCGCCGCGGCGCAGGCGGTAGAAGGCGTCGAGAACGTCGAAGTCACGCATCTCGAGCGTCTGGGAGAAGGGCCAAATCACGAGATCGAGTTCGGCGTGCTCCCGCTCGGGCCGCTCGAGATCGCGCAGGCGGATAACGATCCGAGCTTACCCGAGAACGGCGCCATCACATTGAAGATGGGAGGCGGCAGATGA
- a CDS encoding putative baseplate assembly protein produces MSQHSQCGCGSSKAPCGCCEGVEALTPVSVANRPGLGSLAYRAGTHATFLETMLARLSTIEVEHEGQKFRPLLKLTTRERDDPSIALLDAWAMVGDVLTFYQERIANEGYLRTATERRTIIELARLVGYRLRPGVAASVYLALTIEDSQKVVIEPFEVRAQSMPGPGELPQAFENIEKIEARGRWNKLGPRMTQPQNALTLSTSKVEGASVYVKGISTGLNTNDPLLVREGPQRPVLFRVVEVNADPAADRTEVVVKPWILPGRTVSTGPTPSVVLAAFGEKGAAKSHLNALSTEIAAGRTDAELADFIERETLPGLERVAARRNISNEFRQRVRDLSQELGESAEALRERAAELAAGNGAGNGQSLTTMAALPAGAAMERENIVMRAVVDGLVKKGSAPPPNALRFTRDAQSAFSLHSDLGVQALGVFQPALVSSLTVALANTPVTTPVPIEVYAFRVKAAPFGSNAPLHSEILETQDNAGKHTNVRSSEWTETDVANAEDFFPDGDDKLANVIYLDGSYDKIAPDSWVVVDTAAVEPTVRSDVKAGHPTLLIAQAAQVQASICRGFYGITGKSTLVKLVVPGGGPKEAAWIKIVGTPPPPVVAAAAIGGITRSDDFQVIRRTVVYAQAELLPLTEEPIEEDICRSKENGGWIVLDGVYSELKSGRWVIVAGERSDVLDGFDNSVSGVTGSELAMLAEVAHDFSDIPGDPAHTRIKFAADLEYCYARDRVTIYANVVKATHGETRKEVLGSGDGSQSLQQFALKQPPLTYVSAPTPAGVESTLKIFVNDVEWHEAESIFGLEPTARRFVTTRNDAEVTTGIFGNGKQGARLPTGVENVRAQYRQGIGKAANVAEGKITLLASRPLSVKEVINPRRASGGGDPETRDQARKNTPLAVLALDRLVSTRDYGDFARTFGGVGKAFSMRLSDGQRELVHVTIAGAGDAPIDESSDLLRNLRQALTQFGDPAMPVSVAVRELMLLVISAGVQLLPDYVWEKVAPKIRVKMLEAFSFENRELGQDAFLSEVISAMQSVPGVAYVDVDAFGGVAEKNADGSVRTPNGLIAAAQEIVTKGKPDQRVKVNQPELPKISSGEIRPAQLAYLVPEVPDTLILNVIETP; encoded by the coding sequence ATGAGCCAACATTCGCAGTGTGGGTGTGGATCCAGTAAAGCGCCTTGCGGCTGCTGCGAGGGCGTCGAGGCATTGACCCCGGTGTCGGTCGCGAATCGTCCGGGCCTCGGCTCGCTAGCCTATCGAGCGGGTACGCACGCGACGTTTCTGGAAACGATGCTGGCGCGGCTGTCGACAATCGAAGTTGAGCACGAAGGCCAGAAGTTCCGCCCCCTGCTCAAGCTTACCACCCGTGAGCGGGATGACCCGTCAATTGCGTTGCTCGACGCGTGGGCGATGGTCGGCGACGTGCTGACGTTTTACCAGGAACGGATCGCGAACGAAGGCTACCTTCGCACGGCGACCGAGCGCCGAACGATAATCGAGTTGGCGCGGCTGGTCGGGTACCGGCTGCGGCCCGGTGTCGCCGCAAGCGTTTATCTCGCGCTTACGATTGAAGACTCGCAGAAAGTGGTCATCGAGCCGTTTGAAGTGCGCGCGCAAAGCATGCCGGGTCCGGGTGAGCTGCCGCAGGCCTTCGAGAACATCGAGAAGATCGAAGCGCGCGGGCGATGGAACAAGCTTGGCCCGCGCATGACTCAGCCGCAGAATGCTTTGACGCTGTCGACGAGCAAGGTCGAAGGCGCCAGCGTTTATGTGAAAGGTATCTCGACCGGGTTGAACACCAACGACCCGCTGCTTGTCAGGGAGGGGCCGCAGCGACCGGTTTTGTTCCGAGTGGTCGAAGTGAATGCGGACCCGGCTGCCGATCGGACTGAGGTGGTTGTCAAACCCTGGATCCTTCCCGGCCGCACTGTTTCAACGGGACCAACGCCCAGCGTGGTGCTTGCCGCTTTCGGGGAGAAGGGCGCAGCCAAATCCCACTTGAATGCACTCTCGACCGAAATCGCCGCCGGAAGAACCGATGCGGAACTTGCGGACTTCATCGAGCGCGAAACACTCCCCGGCCTCGAGCGCGTGGCCGCGAGGAGAAACATAAGCAATGAGTTCAGACAGCGAGTGCGTGATCTGTCCCAAGAGTTAGGTGAATCGGCCGAGGCACTACGCGAGCGCGCAGCAGAGCTCGCCGCGGGAAACGGGGCGGGGAACGGACAGTCCCTAACGACGATGGCGGCCTTACCAGCCGGGGCGGCAATGGAACGCGAGAATATCGTGATGAGAGCAGTGGTCGATGGTCTTGTCAAGAAGGGTTCGGCGCCGCCTCCGAACGCGCTGCGCTTCACCCGCGATGCCCAGTCTGCCTTCAGTCTGCATTCGGATCTTGGCGTTCAGGCGCTTGGCGTATTTCAACCCGCGCTGGTCTCTTCGCTAACGGTGGCGCTTGCGAATACTCCGGTGACGACCCCAGTTCCGATCGAGGTCTACGCCTTTCGAGTCAAAGCCGCGCCTTTCGGCAGCAACGCCCCCCTTCATTCCGAGATCCTCGAGACCCAGGACAACGCAGGCAAACATACGAATGTGCGATCCAGCGAATGGACGGAAACGGACGTGGCGAATGCCGAGGATTTTTTTCCGGACGGAGACGACAAACTCGCCAACGTGATTTATCTAGACGGCAGCTACGACAAAATCGCACCGGACAGTTGGGTTGTTGTGGACACAGCCGCGGTCGAGCCAACCGTCAGGTCGGACGTCAAGGCGGGCCATCCGACGTTGCTGATCGCGCAGGCAGCGCAAGTACAGGCCAGCATTTGCAGAGGGTTCTATGGCATCACCGGCAAATCAACTCTAGTTAAGCTTGTAGTTCCGGGCGGCGGGCCGAAAGAGGCTGCGTGGATAAAGATAGTCGGAACTCCTCCCCCTCCCGTCGTGGCGGCAGCCGCGATTGGCGGTATCACAAGAAGCGATGACTTCCAGGTAATCAGGCGCACGGTCGTGTACGCCCAGGCCGAGTTGCTGCCGCTCACCGAAGAGCCTATCGAAGAAGACATATGCAGGTCGAAGGAAAACGGCGGATGGATCGTGCTCGACGGCGTCTACAGCGAGCTGAAGTCGGGCCGGTGGGTGATCGTTGCGGGCGAACGATCGGATGTGCTCGACGGCTTTGACAACTCGGTCAGCGGAGTCACCGGAAGCGAACTGGCGATGCTGGCCGAGGTTGCTCATGACTTCAGCGACATCCCCGGCGACCCCGCGCACACGCGCATCAAGTTCGCGGCGGATCTCGAATACTGCTATGCGCGCGACAGAGTAACGATCTATGCGAACGTTGTAAAGGCGACGCACGGAGAGACTCGAAAGGAAGTCCTCGGCAGCGGCGACGGCAGCCAATCGCTCCAGCAATTCGCGCTCAAGCAACCGCCGCTGACGTATGTATCCGCTCCGACTCCGGCGGGCGTCGAGAGCACGCTCAAGATCTTCGTCAACGATGTCGAGTGGCACGAGGCGGAATCGATCTTCGGACTGGAGCCGACCGCCCGGCGATTCGTCACCACGCGGAACGATGCAGAAGTCACTACGGGCATCTTTGGCAACGGAAAACAAGGCGCGCGGCTGCCGACGGGCGTCGAAAACGTTCGCGCTCAGTATCGTCAGGGCATCGGCAAGGCGGCTAACGTGGCCGAAGGAAAAATCACGCTTCTTGCTTCGCGGCCGCTCAGCGTAAAGGAAGTGATCAACCCGCGTCGAGCCAGCGGCGGCGGCGATCCGGAAACCCGCGACCAGGCGCGCAAGAACACGCCGCTGGCAGTGCTGGCACTGGACCGTCTCGTTTCCACCCGGGACTATGGCGACTTCGCGCGGACCTTTGGAGGAGTGGGTAAGGCGTTTTCGATGCGGCTTTCGGACGGACAGCGGGAACTTGTGCACGTCACGATCGCCGGCGCCGGCGACGCCCCGATTGACGAGAGCTCCGACCTGTTGCGCAATCTGCGGCAGGCGCTCACTCAATTCGGTGATCCTGCAATGCCTGTCAGCGTGGCAGTACGCGAGTTGATGCTGCTGGTCATTAGCGCAGGCGTGCAGCTGCTCCCGGATTACGTCTGGGAAAAAGTCGCCCCCAAGATTCGAGTGAAGATGCTCGAGGCGTTCAGCTTCGAAAATCGCGAGCTGGGCCAGGACGCATTCCTCAGCGAAGTGATCAGCGCAATGCAATCGGTCCCGGGCGTGGCCTACGTTGACGTGGATGCGTTTGGCGGCGTGGCTGAAAAGAATGCCGACGGCAGCGTGCGAACGCCCAACGGACTGATCGCAGCGGCACAGGAAATAGTCACAAAAGGCAAACCTGACCAGCGTGTGAAGGTGAATCAGCCTGAGCTGCCGAAAATCAGCTCTGGGGAGATTCGGCCGGCGCAGTTGGCTTATCTCGTACCGGAAGTCCCGGACACTCTGATCCTGAACGTGATTGAAACACCATGA